The genomic region AGACTGTGGTATTAACTCCTAATCATGCAAGGTCTGACTTTCATTTCTAAACCTCGAAAAGTTTAGCTGAGGAGATCATATTATGTGAGGAGATCATATAATATTCCCCTGCTATGCAAACGTACAGACTCATAGGTATGTGTTCATACCTCTCTGACATAATCTGATTGAGATGTTAGTTTACTTTGCATATTTTTAGATTACAGGAACTGACTGTTTGTTCAGAAGATAATGCTGATGTTCATGATATTGAACTTTTACAGTACATCAGTGTGGATTGTTCAAAACTAAAACGACTCTTGCAAGGTATGATTTGAGcctgtgttttgaaatatttttgcctgAATGTGGCTAGTTAGAGATGACACAATGGTAGTCATATGTATAtctttttattgctgtgttttaCTCCAAATAGTCATATATataccaaaatatttaaaaatacttaagtaGCATAAAGACTTTGGTTTAAAAATTGCTTTGCGCTTCAAGGGTCTTTTATAATCTGCGTTGCTTTTTGGAACCaagtttcttttctaaatgcagaaatgttttaCCTTTACAGAGACTGTATTCAAGTTTAAAGCCCTTAAGAAAGTAGCTCAGTTAGCTGTTATCAACAGTCTTGAAAAGGTaggtattttaatatttatcttGTTTCATTGCTTATTTGCAGACTTTATCTAGTTTAGCAATAGCTGCAATTTGGTCATTTACAATGAAATATATGTTGGTGAATCACCGATGCATATGTTTTGCAAGAAATGTTGAATGATTAGAAGTAAGAGTAAAATCTCTCTTCATTTAAATacataattcagaaaaaatatctttaagctctggaacatgaaaatgttttatcTGCAGGCATTTTGGAACTGGGTGGAAAACTATCCTGATGAATTCACAAAGCTGTACCAAACCCCACAGACCGATATGGCTGGTAAGGCAGAACAAATGACATTGCGTTCAAAAGTTGGTTTCTCAGACATCTCCACACTCACTTGCATTTTGTGCCCTCGTTGCTTCTTGTGCAGCCTGCAAATAAGAAACACGTTTCTGTCAACCTTTGTCAGGGCAAGTAAGGGTATATTgctatctcttttctttcttgactCACCTTTTAAAGGGATTCATTTTGTGGTTTGCaacacaaagaaataaaccccaaaagatGGCAACtctttaaatatataattttcatcttgatacaggggaaaaaaaaacttacgAGAACATCATCTGTATTTGTCTCTagtcaaaaagaggaaaaacgaTATTTTCAGGAAGACCGTGTCTTTAACTGGGTTGATTTCATCCCCAGTAATGTGCAAAACAGAACTTTTTTCTGTGTAGGTGGAGCTATCCTTCTGCTCCTTTATAGCTATTCTTTACCTTTTCATAATTAAAGTTGGTCTTGAACTTGGGGTTGTATTTTATGCAGATTGTGCAGAGAAGTTGTTTGACTTAGTGGATGGCTTTGCTGAAAGCACAAAACGTAAAGCAGCAGTTTGGCCACTGCAAATCATACTCCTGGTCCTGTGTCCAGAGATAATCCAAGATATTGCAAAGGATGTGGTAGAGGAAACTAAAATGAAcaaggtaagagaagaaaagtatGCGAATTCTGGTTCTGATTTCTAGAGGATGCTTGTCTCTGCTTACTCTGTATTTcaggtgtattttattttgtctttcctgCCCAAAAAGTACATTGCAATTCCATATGTAAATTTCTGCACCCTTTTTAAGTTCTCACCTAACATATGTTCTTTCACTGTCAATAATTCATGCAGATACTATGTCCCAAGCAATGTTATTTCAGAACTTTTACATCTCCTTGGAGATTTGAATCCTAGTGATGTGATTTTCCCCTGCCCCCACCAGTAACAGACTTAGCGTTGCTTCTAGCTGGCCTATATTGTACTGATCTGGGCTTCTGCAGCGTGTACTGCGTGTTCCGTAACTGCAGTCCCTGTAGCAGATGTTGAATTTGATGTGGCTGCAAACATTACGGTTAAGAGTAAACAACCATCTACCTTTTTGCCATTCTGATTGCCCTAGATCGTTCAAACTGAATGTCTGTAATAAACATAACTGCTCCAGAATGCTGCATCAAGTTGTTTTTTGCAATCCCAATGCCCATGATTTCTGATCAGAAAATGCaatgttgtttggttttaatatttaagGATCTAAAAGTCCTGACCGCAGATGACCAAAGCTCTGGTTGTAACTATTCctattttgaattctgcagaaacTGTTCCTGGACAATCTCAGGAAAGCACTTGCAGGCCACAGTGGGAGCAGACAGCTGACGGAAAGTGCTGCTATTGCGTGTGTTAAACTGTGCAAAGCGTCTACCTACATCAACTGGGAAGATAATTCCGTCATTTTCCTACTAGTGCAGTCCATGGTGGTAGATCTTAAGGTAAAAATGTCTGTTTCCTAATTGCAATGGAGAAACtaggattttaaaatactgaaataaacttttaatttctccttaaTAGAATACCGTAGTGTTTTTCAGTGGGAAGTTTTGTATTGAAAAGTAGACAAGAATAATCTTGGTAtctgatttatatatttttatttttttgaaatacataGAATTTGCTGTTTAATCCAAGCAAACCTTTTTCAAGAGGCAATCAAAATGCGGATGTGGACCTTATGATTGACTGCTTAGTTTCCTGCTTCCGCATAAACCCTCATAATAACCAACACTTTAAGGTGAGAACACTACCTACTGGTAAGTCATTCTCCATATACTATTGATGACCTGTCAGTTATAAGCCATGTGCTAACAGCAGCTGGAAGCTCATAAATAAGTTCAACTGTATAAATAACCCTTAGTAATAAATGTCTGCATGTTTTCATAAATCTTTTCTTAGACGGTTAGTCTTTCTCATGTTTAGATTTGACAGCTGTCAATTTAATAAAAAGGCTCTGGTATGTTATTCAGCGTGATAAGAAAGATGgtaaagaaaaagatgttccTAAGtgtcttttatgtatttttattgtagATCTGCTTGGCACAGAATTCCCCATCAACATTTCATTACGTACTGGTAAATTCACTCCACCGAATAATCACAAATGTAAGTTCTGAAAGTATTTAATCAACCCAGCAATCTGCGGCTTCTATTCAGATCAGTATCTGCTTGTTAAATACAATGTGAATGGTAGACCAAATCTCGTTGCCTGTATCCGCACAGCAAGCGTTGCTTGCTAATAAGGAGGGACACAGACATCTTTGTTCATGCTGTCCACCAGTTGGGTTCCCAGTTTGAGAGCTtgtattccaaaataaaatttcaatacAAATGTCTTTTAATACCTCTCATGTGGGATGATAAATGAGTCTTATAGTCTCTGGTTTTCTAATAGGTACTGCTTTATTGATAAATGAAAACCGCCCTCAGGACGTAGATTGTTACACCACCTTCTACTACTCCTAGTATATTGACACGGGAACTTAGGGGAGGAGCTGGCCTCGTGGCTTTGCTCAGGGAGTTGATCGAGTATGAATACAAACAGCGTAAAATTTTAGTAAATACTGAGTGccaaaagtattttgaaagtttGTGCAGTTGTTTATCTTCAGTGTGTTACTGTACTTTAAGTCAGTAAAATACAACTTTAATTTTTATACTGTTCAGAAATACTTtcctgaaaaatagaaaatagaatcatagaatcttcatggttggaaaggacctttgagatcgagtccgaccacacacacacaaaaaacccccctacaatctctgccactagagcatgccctgaagtgccaaatctagacgtttcttaaatacgtctagggatggtgactcaagcacctccctgggcaggctgctccagtgcctgaccgctctttcagtaaagtaattcttcctaatatctaatctaaacctcccctgccacagcttcagaccatttcctgtgctcctgtcattattcccctgggagaagaggccaacacccacctctctacaccctcctttcaggtagttgtagagggcaatgaggtctcccctcagcctcctcttctccaagctaaacatgcccagctccctcagcctctcctcatatgacctggtctccagccccctcaccagcctggtagctctcctctggacacgctccagcacttcaacgtccctcttgtacagaggggcccagaactgaacacagcactcgaggtgaggcctccccagtgccgagtacagaggcacgatcccttccctactcctgctggccacgctattcctgatacaagccagaatgctgttggccttcttggccacctgggcacgctgctggctcatgttaagctggccgtccaccagcacccccaggtccttttctgctgggcagctttccagccactcttccccaagcctgtagcgttgcttggggctgttgtgaccaaaatgcaggacgcgtcacttggccttattaaacctcagaCAATtgggccttggcccatcgatccagcctatccaggtccctctgtagagccttcctaccctcaagcagatcaacgctcccacctagtttggtgtcgtctgtgaacttactgagggtgcactcaatcccctcatccagatcattgataaagatattaaacaaacttggccccaaaactgagccctgagggacaccactggtgaccggccgccaagaggatttcaccccattaatcacaactctctgggcacggccatccagccagttttttacccaatgaagagtacacttgtctatgccatgattcgccagcttctccaggagaatgctgtgggggacggtgtcaaaggccttactaaaatccagatagtcaatgtccacagccttccccgcatccagaaggcgggtcacatggtcttAGAAAGAGATcgggttggttaagcaggacctccctttcctaaacccatgctggctggcgctgatcccttggctgccctgcacttgccgtgagagctcactcaagatgatcctctccacgatctttcctggtaccgaggtcaggctgacaggcctgtagttccccggatcctccttccgacccttcttgtagaatagaatagaatcagtGTTGAGTAACCAGCTTTACGTAATTTACATAACGTTTTCTATTTAATTTATCCCAACATTGTAATGAAAAcactatatttaaaaacaaaaagtgtttgtttttaaacatttgtttaacATTTAAACAAAGTGCCTCCCCTTTTAGACACTTTGACAAATAGGGGAGAAAATGCTACTGTAGACGTGGTGGTGTATCTGTGGTGGAATAATACAGCTTTTCAGATATTATCAAGCACTTAAAATACCAATTTTCTATCTTGTTTAGTGTATCACGATGAATTGAGTGCACattatttgttttgaagtatTACTAGCATTCAATATCCTGAAATCTACTGTGGTTTCCTGCATTCATAGTTTCAGAGTTTGTGCTTGTTCAGAAAGCAGAGTAATATAGTAAGGAGCTAAGGTGGAAGTACTGCTTCTGTTACAACTTGTTTAAGTATGATGAGTTGAggtgagaaaacaaaattaacatattGGTAATACTGTGTAAAATACTCATGTAAAGGTTAATTATACTACAGCTTTTGCAACTTTTAGAGGTATAAAATAAATCCTACTCTAACTCATATGTTGCCAGTTTATGGTCTGAGCATTCCTGTGTTTTCGTTCCAGTCGGCGCTGGACTGGTGGCCCAGGATTGATGCTGTGTACTGCCATTCCATGGAGCTCCGCAGCATGTTCAGCGAGACGCTCCATAAAGCCATCCAGGGCTGCGGGGCACATCCAGCAATTCGCATGACTCCGGTAAGACATTTAAACAAGCTGTTAAAACACAAACCTGTTGCTTTGCCTGCATCCCCGTTccatttcagcttttttattcATTAACTTTAGACTGGAAACTAGAGGGGGGAAGAACATTGCAATCCAAAAAGCAACAGAGAGCCATACATGCTCTGTGAACTTTGCAGGTTTGGTGTATTGACTGACTGTTTCTAGCCAGTTACTGATGTATCTCagttttcatgctgcttttaaaCTGGCAacatagaaatatttcttctgtaactGTCCTCTGTGGCTAATTCTTCATTTTAAGCTTTCTTGCTGTGTGAATGGCCAGGTAATATGTCCATTCTTGtttaatctgaaaaacaaaagcattctGTATGTGAAGATAATTTCTGAAAACTGCAATGCTTTTACCATGATTAGCatgaatatttcttcttttcatttgtctTGCTTGCTTTCCGTTGAGCAAGTTGACTGTTTGGTCTTGGTGACAGCAACAAAGTAAAAGATTTCTCAACCAGTATGAAATAAAGTCAATATTCTTGGTTGTCTTAGAAAAAATATTGAGTAAATTCAAATTTGTAGTTTATCCAAATTTTTTCAGTAAGTTCACATGCAGCTGCGTTGCCTTTCTTCTGAACTTCCTATTTAGGACTCTCGATGTGTCAAGTGAACTTCATTGGTTGTTTTAGAAGAAGGCCTAAAATGATACATGAAAATACTCCTATTGGCTTctcaaatgaaagcaaatgaTCAAAATACCTTTAGTTGAAAGCCACAACATGTTTAACTTGCTTTTTACATGTATATATTAATCTGTTGAGAAAATAGCAACTCTGGCAACTCTGACATTGATTGGTGGTGCTTTGTCTTCTGCTTCTTATTTTCCGTTCTTAATGGCGGCTGTCGCTCACACGGTCAGATGCCAACCAGTCACTGTTTTGCATGGCAGTGGGCCTCTGTTGCTGTAAGTATGACCCATTGTAACTACCGCAGAAAAGCCTTTCCTTGCTCGGCCTTTTCTGTGCATAGTTACCGCTGCAGTCGCTCCATGGGGTAGCGTGTTTCACCCAGGAAAGTAGGGCTGGAGGAGACCTCTCAGCACTCTGCTTGGCAGGGGCCAGGCCATCCCTCTCACGACCACTTCAGCTCCTTCCTGGAGGGAAAGGCTTTTTATtggttctgttcttttctttctgccccCTAATTTTCCATCACGATGCTCTTCCAGAATCTGCCCGCTCTGGTGGTTAGAACTGTTTTCTAATTTCCAGCCTAAACTTATTTATGTCTAACTTATCCCCATTTGTTCTTGTTCTGGTGTTGTCTGTTAGCTTCAGACTGGTGTTTATCCCCTTGATATATTTGCAGAGAGCAGTCAGGTCCCTGTCTTTGTTTATTGATAGTCTTTAGTTTTGATTGTGTAAAGTAAATAAATCACTTCACAGAAGCGAATCAGCTTCTTTTGCCATGTGCCTCTTCTCAGAATTCCCTTAATGAGAATCTTTTGTCTTTGGACATACTGCGGACCAATTAATGCAAgttcacatttttttatatatttatttatatgtgtgtgtatgtatatatataaacagacACACATATATAGTATTTTTCACAGACTTTAGTGTGCATCCAAATTATTTTTGTAGTGATCAAGAAACTGCAGTTGATTGCCATACAACAGGGTTTGCTTTGAAGGGTTGTGCACACTGTAGGATCGAAGCATAAACTCAGTATTTTAAATCCTTACGACTGGTAGCATCCATATACACTTATTTCCCAGCCAACGCTGAATGACTGTTTGTTAAACGTATCGGTCAGACATTGCTGCTTGCATTCTGTTGTGTGACCAGCAGTGGTAGAACATGACATAGTTCACACTGGAGTCAAACCAGAATACGTTATGTGAACGCTCAGTACGTACTTAGAATGTCCTCCATTTCCCACAAGGAAGTTGGCTGGCACAGGAGTAGTTTACTGATTTTTCAGATGAAGTgagatctattttttttatttacttaagcAATGCACAATGTACCTTGTGGAAACTGAAAGGTGGATTTTTCAGAGGCCGTAGAGATGAAAATGCTATCATCCAGACTGTGATTATGgcagaaaataaagagaatattTTGCCTTTGGAGAAAAGTTCCCCGCCCTCTCATGTATTCAAGCTTatttggaaacatttatttttatttctttctcagaccAGAGAAAATCCCTGTAAATTCTTTTTGTCCCTTTTATCCATTTTTCTTTTGCCACAGTTTCTTATGCAAAAACTTTTCTTATGTCTACGTGCAGCTCACTAAAACAATTCTTAAGGAAACTTTAAAGCTATAATAAAGTGATAGCATATGCAAAAGGAGATTTTCAAGTAGAAGGCTATGTGACCATACTTCAGTGGATGTTATATACTTTTGAACTTTTTCATTAATTGTAGATTATAAGATCAATACAATTCATAGGATGTTTAATAATAATTACTGTGTAGAGTACCTTACTGACaatgactggtttttttttttccttccatcagagt from Rissa tridactyla isolate bRisTri1 chromosome 7, bRisTri1.patW.cur.20221130, whole genome shotgun sequence harbors:
- the NF1 gene encoding neurofibromin isoform X11; amino-acid sequence: MAAHKPVEWVQAVVNRFDEQLPIKAGQQNTHTKVSTEHNKECLINISKYKFSLVISGLTNILKNVNNMRIFGETAEKNLYLSQLIILDTLEKCLAGQPKDTMRLDETMLVKQLLPEICHFIHTYREGNQHAAELRNSASGVLFSLSCNNFNAVFSRISTRLQELTVCSEDNADVHDIELLQYISVDCSKLKRLLQETVFKFKALKKVAQLAVINSLEKAFWNWVENYPDEFTKLYQTPQTDMADCAEKLFDLVDGFAESTKRKAAVWPLQIILLVLCPEIIQDIAKDVVEETKMNKKLFLDNLRKALAGHSGSRQLTESAAIACVKLCKASTYINWEDNSVIFLLVQSMVVDLKNLLFNPSKPFSRGNQNADVDLMIDCLVSCFRINPHNNQHFKICLAQNSPSTFHYVLVNSLHRIITNSALDWWPRIDAVYCHSMELRSMFSETLHKAIQGCGAHPAIRMTPSLTFKEKMTSLKFKEKPTDLETRSYKFLLLSLVKLIHADPKLLLCNPRKQGPETQGSTAELITGLVQLVPQSSMPDIAQEAMEALLVLHQLDSIDLWNPDAPIETFWEISFNRECEA